The Arthrobacter sp. D5-1 genome segment CTGCCAGTGGCCCTGAGCGGCCACGACATCATCGGCCAGGCCAAGACGGGTACCGGTAAGACGTTGGGCTTCGGCATTCCTGCGCTCCAGCGTGTAGCCGGCCGCGACGACGCCGGCTATGAGAAGCTTGCCGTCCCGGGTGCACCCCAGGCCTTGGTGATCGTTCCCACGCGTGAACTCGCGGTGCAGGTTGCCAACGACCTCCAGACCGCGTCACGCAAGCGCAACGCCCGCATCGCCACCATTTATGGTGGCCGCGCTTACGAGCCCCAGGTCGATGCCCTGCAGAAGGGCGTCGAGATCGTGGTCGGTACCCCCGGGCGTCTGATCGACCTTTACAAGCAGAAGCACCTGAGCTTGAAGAACGTCAAGATGGTGATCCTTGATGAGGCTGACGAAATGCTGGACCTCGGCTTCCTTCCGGACGTTGAGACCCTGATCGCCGGCACCCCCGCCGTTCGGCAGACGCTGCTCTTCTCCGCGACGATGCCCGGCCCGGTGATCGCGATGGCACGCCGTTACATGACGCAGCCCACCCACATCCGTGCTGCGGATCCGGACGACGAAGGCCTGACCAAGCGCGACATCCGTCAGCTGATCTACCGTGCGCACAGCATGGACAAGTCTGAAGTAGTGGCCCGCATCCTCCAGGCTCGCGGCCGCGGACGGACCATTATCTTCACCAAGACCAAGCGCACTGCTGCCAAGGTTGCCGAGGAACTCGTCGACCGCGGTTTTGCCGCTGCCGCCATCCACGGAGACCTCGGCCAGGGTGCCCGCGAGCAGGCTCTCCGTGCTTTCCGCAACAACAAGGTCGATGTCCTGGTGGCCACTGACGTTGCCGCCCGCGGCATCGACGTTGATGACGTCACGCACGTGATCAACTACCAGTGTGTTGAAGACGAAAAGATCTACCTGCACCGCGTTGGGCGTACCGGCCGCGCGGGTAACAAGGGCACCGCTGTCACGTTCGTCGACTGGGACGATATGCCGCGCTGGGGCCTGATCAACAAGGCACTCGGACTGAGCGTTCCGGAACCGGTGGAGACGTACTCGTCCTCGCCGCACTTGTACGCGGATCTCGACATCCCCGAGGGCACCAAGGGCAGGTTGCCCCGCAACAAGCGGGTCCTCGCCGGCGTCGACGCGGAGGTTCTTGAGGATCTCGGCGAGACCGGCAAGAAGAACGCGCGTTCCGGTTCAGGCCGCGATGGCGGTCGAGACAGCGGACGGGGTCGCGACGGCGGACGAGACAGCGGCCGCGGACGGCAAGCCAAATCCAACGACTCGGACTCCAGCGAATCCAAGGGCGACGGCGGCCGCAACCGTACGCGCCGCCGTCGTACCTCCGACACCGAAGCAGCCCCGGCTGCCGGTGCGTCGGAAACCCGCACTGCCACTGCCGACAACGCAGACAAGCCTGCCCGGACGCGTCGTACCCGCACGCGCCGCCGCAACGGCGAAGTGGTTTCCGGTGAGACCGCAGCTGCCCAGTCCGGCAGCACCGAGGGCTAAAACCCTCAATGACTGAAACTGTTTGGGCGCCGGACGGCGGCAATGTGGTGGTGCACGCGGACAACGCGGAATTCCTCCCTACGCTGCCGGACGGCGCCTTCACACTCATTTACGTCGACCCGCCCTTCAACACAGGCCGGGTACAGCGCCGCCAGGAAACCCGCATGGTCCGGAACGCGGACGGCGACGGCGATCGCGTCGGTTTCAAGGGGCGTTCCTACGACACCATCAAGGGTGCCCTTCACAGCTACGACGACGCCTTCAGCGATTACTGGTCCTTCCTGGAGCCCAAACTCGTCGAGGCGTGGCGGCTCTTGTCAGACGACGGCACCCTGTACCTGCACCTCGATTACCGGGAGGTGCACTACGCCAAGGTGATGCTGGACGCCATATTCGGCAGGGAGTGTTTCCTCAACGAGATCATCTGGGCCTACGACTACGGCGCGCGCGCCAAGAACCGCTGGCCCACCAAGCACGACAACATTCTGGTGTATGTAAAGAACCCCACGAAGTACCACTTCGACAACGCAGAGGTGGACCGGGAACCGTACATGGCCCCCGGCCTGGTGACTCCTGCCAAGCGCGAGCTCGGCAAGCTGCCCACTGATGTTTGGTGGCACACCATCGTTTCCCCTACCGGCCGTGAGAAGACCGGCTACCCTACCCAGAAACCCGAAGGCCTGGTCCGGAGGATCGTTTCCGCATCCAGCCGCGAAGGTGACTGGTGCCTCGATTTCTTTGCCGGATCAGGGACCCTCGGAGCCGTTGCAGCGAAGCTCGGCCGCAACTTTGTGTGTGTCGACCAGAACGAACAGGCCATCGAGGTCATGCGGAAACGGCTGGGCAGCAAGGCTGTGTTCCACGAGATCCAGCCAACCGGCCTTTAGCCCGCAATACCAAAGCGTGCTCAGGCGACGCCCTTCACGAAGGCCGTCACGGAGTCCGCGATCATCTGCACGGCAATGGCCGACAGAAGCAGGCCGGCAATCCGGGTGACAAGCTCGACGCCGTTTTCACCCAGCACGCGCTGCACGACACCCGCGAAGCGCATCGCCAGGTACAACGAGCCCAGTACCACGGCAATGCCCAGCCCCACAGCCAAGTACTCTGACAGCTGGCTGGACTGCTGAACGAAGACCATCACGGCAACGATCGCACCAGGTCCAGCCATGAGTGGCGTCCCCAAAGGAACAAACGCCACATTTTTGTACTTGGCCGCATTTTCCTCGCCGCTGGTGGAACCGGTCAGCAGCTGCAGGGCAATGAGCACCAGCAGCAGGCCACCCGCGCCCTGCAAGGCCGCCAGCGAGATATGCATGTAATTGAGGATTGACTGGCCGAAGATGGCGAACACCACAATGACGCCGGTGGCCACCAGCAGTGCTTGGAAAGCGGAGCGGTTCCGGTCCCTCGCCGTCATCTGGGCCGTCAAGGACATAAAGATCGGGACGGTACCCGGTGGGTCCATAATCACGAACAAGGTGACGATCACCGAGGCGAGCAGCTGCAAATCCACTAAAGGACCCCTCTCAACGAACCACCGTGCTGCCTGTTGCCATCTCCTCAATCCGGGCCAACACCGCGGGCGAGGTGGTGTTCTCACCCAACAGGTTCGGTTTCCCCGCTCCGTGGTAATCGGAAGATCCAGTGATGAGCAGGCCATGCTCTGCAGCCAACATGCGCAGGAAGTCGCGCCCCTCCTCGGGGTTGTCACGATGTTCAACCTCAAGGCCCATCAGGCCGGCATCAATCATCTCCCGGTAGGTCCGATCCCCCACGATGCGTCCTCTCGACGACGCCACGGGATGGGCGAATACGGGAACGCCGCCTGCGGCACGGACAAGCTCGACGGCGACCGCCGGGTTGGGTGCGTAGTGCTGAACGAAGTATCGCGAGTGTGAGGTGAGGATGGAAGTGAAGGCCTCCGAACGGTCGGCCACTACGCCGGCAGCGACCAAGGCATCCGCAATGTGGGGACGCCCCACGGTGGCGCCCGGAGCTACGTGATGGATGACGTCGTCCCAGGTCAAAGGGTAGTCCTCGGACAACAGGGTGACCATATGCTCCGCACGGGTAAGGCGGGCATCCTTGGACTTGGTGATTTCCTCCAGCAGACCCGCATGGGCGGGGTCATGCAGGTAGCTCAGCAAGTGGACACTGATGCCCTGTTCCGTCCGGCAGGAGATCTCCATTCCCGGAACAAAGGCGATGCCATGGTCGCGGGCGGCTGCTGCGGCCGGATCCCAGCCATCCGTGGAGTCATGGTCGGTCAGCGCCACCGCATCCAAGCCTGCCGCCACAGCGGAAATGATCACCCCGGCGGGTGTCTCGGTTCCGTCGGAAACATTGGAGTGCGCATGCAGGTCTATCCTCACTTTCCCAGCCTAGGGGATGCGGGCGGGCTTGGCGGGTTGCGCCGTTGGCCTCCTCAACGAACTGGTGGGACGATGTAACGGTGAACGATGCCGAAAACACCCAAAACTCGTCCTCCCAGCCGCTGCAGGAGCGTGTCAACAACCGCTCGCAACGGCCCACATCCGATGCCTTCAAGGCATTCATGGCCAGCAACTGGGCGCCCGCCCCGCAGGTGATCCCTGCGCGTGACGCCGTCGCAGACCACGCCGCCCGCCGCCGTCGTACTATTTCAGAACAGTTCAAAGGCGAACGTCTGGTCATCCCGGCAGGTCCTTTGAAGGTCCGGTCCAACGACTGCGACTACCGTTTCCGCCCGCACTCGGGATTCGCCCACCTCACCGGTTTGGGTTTGGACCACGAGCCTGACGCCGTCCTCATCCTGGAGCCGGTGGCTGAAGGAAAGGGCGACGACGGCGGTCACCATACCGCCACGCTGTACTTCCGCCCCTTGGCCGGCCGCGATACCGAACAGTTTTATGCGGACTCCCGCGCAGGCGAGTTCTGGATCGGCGCCCGCCCCACCCTGGCCGAGTTCGAAGCCCGGCTTGGCCTGCCCACCGCGCACATCTCCGAACTGGAAATGGCCATCACCAAGAACGTGGGTGCACCCGAAATCGGCGGCATTTCCATTCGTTTGGTCCGCAAGGTGGACGAGAACATCGACGCCCTGGTGGACACCGCCCGGTACAACACTGCCAAAGATCCCGAAACGCTTGACCTCGGTGAACTGGATGCCTTGGATGAAAAGCTCAGCGAAGCACTCTCCGAACTGCGCCTGATCAAGGACGAGTGGGAAATTGAGCAGATGAAGATCGCCGTCGCTGCAACCGTGGAGGGGTTCGCCGACGTCGTCCGTGCCCTCCCCCGCGCCCTGACACACAACCGCGGTGAGCGTGTTGTGGAAGGTGCTTTCTTTGCCCGCGCCCGTGAGGAAGGCAACGAGCTCGGCTATGACACCATTGCAGCGTCCGGCAACAACGCCACGGTCCTCCACTGGAACCGCAACTCCGGCACCGTCAACGCCGGCGAACTCCTGCTCCTGGATGCCGGGGTGGAAGCCGATTCCCTGTACACCGCAGATGTCACCCGCACCCTGCCTGCCACCGGAACGTTCACCGATGTCCAGCGCAAGATCTACGAAGCCGTGCTGGACGCCGCCGACGCCGGATTCGCAGCAGCCCAGCCGGGCGTGAAGTTCCGCGACATCCATACGGCCGCCACCACGGTCCTGGCCGAGCGCCTCGCTGAGTGGGGCCTGTTGCCCGTTTCCGTGGAAGAGGCCATCAGCCCCGAAGGCCAGCAGCACCGCCGTTGGATGCCGCACGGTACCAGCCACCACCTTGGCCTTGACGTCCACGACTGCGCCCAGGCCAAGCGCGAGCTCTACCTCGATGGGATCCTCACCGAGGGCATGGTGTTCACCATCGAACCGGGCCTCTACTTCAAGAACGAGGACCTTGCCATTCCGGAGGAGTACCGCGGGATCGGCGTCCGGATCGAAGACGACATCCTCATGACCGCAGACGGCCCCGTGAACCTCAGCGCCGCTTTGCCGCGCAAGGCAGAGGACGTCGAGTCATGGATGGCCGGCATCTACCAGGACGCGCAGGGCTAAGCGGCTCCGCTGTCAACCACGACCACAGCAAAAAGGGAAGGCTACCGGGGATCCGGTGGCCTTCCCTTTTTGCTGGTCAGCTGAAATCAGTCGCAGGGAGCCTACTGCTTGGACGAACCCTCGGAGCCGGGCTGTTGTCCGTCCTCCTGCGGCGCGTTCTGCGGTGCGTTCTGGCCATCGGTGACGCGAACGCCGTACTGCGGACGGCCGTCAGGGAGGTCCGGGTAGCGAACGGCCGCGGGTGCCGGCTGGGGAGCAGGCGCCGGGTTTCCGGCGGGCGCGTTCTGGCCCTCCGGAACGCCCGCGGTGGATTCGGGTCCGCGCTGGCCATAGGGGTCGTTCCAGGTGGAAGGCCGCTCAGGCGCCTGACCGGGCTGGTGAAGCGGGGCGTTCTGTGGGTTGTAGTTGGCGGGCTGCGCCGTGGCTGCCTGCGACGGGTTCATGGGCAGCTGCTGGAGCAGTCGGCGGGCTTCGTGGGCTGCTTCAACGGCAACAATGACGTCATAGTTGGTGGCCACCACCTGGCTGGTGGAGGTGAAGTCACGCTTTCCGCGTTGGGTGGCGTACGTGACGATCCCGAACAGCATGAAGAACGCAGCACCCATCAGCACTGAAGTGATGATGGAGAACGGCCCACCTGCCGGTGTGAAGAAGGAGAGCATCACGCCGACAAAGAGGCCAAACCACATGCCGCTCAAAGCACCGGACAATGCCACCCTCGGATAACTCAGCCGGCCAGTCACCCGCTCTACCATCTTGAGGTCGTTGCCCACGATCGACACAAGCTGCACAGGGAACTGCTGGTCCGCGAGGTAATCCACCGCCTTTTGGGCATCCAAATACGAGGTGTATGAGCCCACCGTGTCACCTTGCGGGACGCTGCGGGCTTCCTCAACGGCTTTGGGGGCACCAAAAATGTTAGACATAGCCCCATTGTGTCTCATGGACATGTGAACAGGCTGGAATTCAGCTAAAAGAGAGCAGACTCGGTAGCCTGTAAACATGAGCACACATCCTTCACGCGTCTTTGTCGCGCGCCTGCTCGGTTTGGACGTCTTCGACCCATTGGGCGATCGTCTGGGCCGGTTGCGCGACGTCGTGGTGCTCTCCCGCGGGACCCGCGGGGCGCCGCACGTGGTGGGCATCGTGGTGGAGGTGCCGGGGAAAAAGCGTGTCTTTGTCCCCATGACCCGGATTACGTCCATTGACCAGACGCAGATCATTTGCACCGGCCTGGTTAATTTGCGCCGCTTCGAGCAGCGGGGCGCCGAAACGCTGGTGGTTGCCGAGATGTTCGACCGCCGTGTGACCCTTGCCGACGGCAGCGGCGATGCCACCATCGAGGACATCGCCATGGACCAGCACCGGTCCAAGGACTGGTTTGTCAGCAAGCTGTTCGTCCGCCGTGGACACTCACTCTCACCGTTTGGCAGGCTCCGCCGCAACGAGACGTTGATCATCGATTGGGCCGACGCCCAAACCGGCGCCCACAACGAGCCCCAGGCTGCCACCCAGTTCGTTGCCACGCACGAAGACCTTAAACCCGCCGACTTTGCCGAAGCCCTTCAGGAGATGAGCGATAAGCGGCGTTTTGAAGTGGCCAGCGAGCTCCAGGATGAGCGTTTGGCAGACGTCCTCCAGGAACTGCCGGAGGATGACCAGGTGGAGATTCTCTCCGC includes the following:
- a CDS encoding DEAD/DEAH box helicase; this translates as MSELHTHEVLTDPTGTEILEPEETIVSDEKPHEIEEKSFADYNVRADIVESLADAGITHPFPIQAMTLPVALSGHDIIGQAKTGTGKTLGFGIPALQRVAGRDDAGYEKLAVPGAPQALVIVPTRELAVQVANDLQTASRKRNARIATIYGGRAYEPQVDALQKGVEIVVGTPGRLIDLYKQKHLSLKNVKMVILDEADEMLDLGFLPDVETLIAGTPAVRQTLLFSATMPGPVIAMARRYMTQPTHIRAADPDDEGLTKRDIRQLIYRAHSMDKSEVVARILQARGRGRTIIFTKTKRTAAKVAEELVDRGFAAAAIHGDLGQGAREQALRAFRNNKVDVLVATDVAARGIDVDDVTHVINYQCVEDEKIYLHRVGRTGRAGNKGTAVTFVDWDDMPRWGLINKALGLSVPEPVETYSSSPHLYADLDIPEGTKGRLPRNKRVLAGVDAEVLEDLGETGKKNARSGSGRDGGRDSGRGRDGGRDSGRGRQAKSNDSDSSESKGDGGRNRTRRRRTSDTEAAPAAGASETRTATADNADKPARTRRTRTRRRNGEVVSGETAAAQSGSTEG
- a CDS encoding site-specific DNA-methyltransferase translates to MTETVWAPDGGNVVVHADNAEFLPTLPDGAFTLIYVDPPFNTGRVQRRQETRMVRNADGDGDRVGFKGRSYDTIKGALHSYDDAFSDYWSFLEPKLVEAWRLLSDDGTLYLHLDYREVHYAKVMLDAIFGRECFLNEIIWAYDYGARAKNRWPTKHDNILVYVKNPTKYHFDNAEVDREPYMAPGLVTPAKRELGKLPTDVWWHTIVSPTGREKTGYPTQKPEGLVRRIVSASSREGDWCLDFFAGSGTLGAVAAKLGRNFVCVDQNEQAIEVMRKRLGSKAVFHEIQPTGL
- a CDS encoding MarC family protein, producing MDLQLLASVIVTLFVIMDPPGTVPIFMSLTAQMTARDRNRSAFQALLVATGVIVVFAIFGQSILNYMHISLAALQGAGGLLLVLIALQLLTGSTSGEENAAKYKNVAFVPLGTPLMAGPGAIVAVMVFVQQSSQLSEYLAVGLGIAVVLGSLYLAMRFAGVVQRVLGENGVELVTRIAGLLLSAIAVQMIADSVTAFVKGVA
- a CDS encoding PHP domain-containing protein, which translates into the protein MRIDLHAHSNVSDGTETPAGVIISAVAAGLDAVALTDHDSTDGWDPAAAAARDHGIAFVPGMEISCRTEQGISVHLLSYLHDPAHAGLLEEITKSKDARLTRAEHMVTLLSEDYPLTWDDVIHHVAPGATVGRPHIADALVAAGVVADRSEAFTSILTSHSRYFVQHYAPNPAVAVELVRAAGGVPVFAHPVASSRGRIVGDRTYREMIDAGLMGLEVEHRDNPEEGRDFLRMLAAEHGLLITGSSDYHGAGKPNLLGENTTSPAVLARIEEMATGSTVVR
- a CDS encoding aminopeptidase P family protein, with the protein product MNDAENTQNSSSQPLQERVNNRSQRPTSDAFKAFMASNWAPAPQVIPARDAVADHAARRRRTISEQFKGERLVIPAGPLKVRSNDCDYRFRPHSGFAHLTGLGLDHEPDAVLILEPVAEGKGDDGGHHTATLYFRPLAGRDTEQFYADSRAGEFWIGARPTLAEFEARLGLPTAHISELEMAITKNVGAPEIGGISIRLVRKVDENIDALVDTARYNTAKDPETLDLGELDALDEKLSEALSELRLIKDEWEIEQMKIAVAATVEGFADVVRALPRALTHNRGERVVEGAFFARAREEGNELGYDTIAASGNNATVLHWNRNSGTVNAGELLLLDAGVEADSLYTADVTRTLPATGTFTDVQRKIYEAVLDAADAGFAAAQPGVKFRDIHTAATTVLAERLAEWGLLPVSVEEAISPEGQQHRRWMPHGTSHHLGLDVHDCAQAKRELYLDGILTEGMVFTIEPGLYFKNEDLAIPEEYRGIGVRIEDDILMTADGPVNLSAALPRKAEDVESWMAGIYQDAQG
- a CDS encoding general stress protein produces the protein MSNIFGAPKAVEEARSVPQGDTVGSYTSYLDAQKAVDYLADQQFPVQLVSIVGNDLKMVERVTGRLSYPRVALSGALSGMWFGLFVGVMLSFFTPAGGPFSIITSVLMGAAFFMLFGIVTYATQRGKRDFTSTSQVVATNYDVIVAVEAAHEARRLLQQLPMNPSQAATAQPANYNPQNAPLHQPGQAPERPSTWNDPYGQRGPESTAGVPEGQNAPAGNPAPAPQPAPAAVRYPDLPDGRPQYGVRVTDGQNAPQNAPQEDGQQPGSEGSSKQ
- a CDS encoding CBS domain-containing protein, with the translated sequence MSTHPSRVFVARLLGLDVFDPLGDRLGRLRDVVVLSRGTRGAPHVVGIVVEVPGKKRVFVPMTRITSIDQTQIICTGLVNLRRFEQRGAETLVVAEMFDRRVTLADGSGDATIEDIAMDQHRSKDWFVSKLFVRRGHSLSPFGRLRRNETLIIDWADAQTGAHNEPQAATQFVATHEDLKPADFAEALQEMSDKRRFEVASELQDERLADVLQELPEDDQVEILSALDVERAADVLEEMDPDDAADLLAELPSAQAEELLQLMEPQEAEDVRRLLEYDEDTAGGLMTPVPVILPPEATVAEALAHVRREELSPALASSIFIARPPLETPTGRFLGVVHIQQLLRFPPPEPLGNLVDKNLEPLSDQAHISEVARTLATYNLNSLPVVDDDGRLVGAVTVDDVLDHLLPDDWRAHEDDAPIRKLGGRIG